A window from Gottschalkiaceae bacterium SANA encodes these proteins:
- a CDS encoding Crp/Fnr family transcriptional regulator produces MEEITYLKWSKMLKGFEIFEGIEESEIDRLMNCLNPRISEYKKNEHISIEKDGIRRIGIVMKGEVTILKENEAGDRVIIGKVRQNGGFGEMLAFSGNDQLSISVMASKDSKILFLTPGQVLGTCAKLCSGHKRLIQNMLKIVTKKGVQLNRKIDYLSIKGIRRKISTYLLEQMHESGKAYFTISLNRKEMAEFLNVSRPSLSREMIRMKEEGLIDFYKASFKILDEKSLRDCLHT; encoded by the coding sequence ATGGAAGAGATTACCTATCTTAAATGGAGTAAGATGCTGAAGGGATTCGAGATTTTCGAGGGTATTGAAGAGTCGGAGATTGATCGGCTTATGAACTGCCTGAATCCAAGGATAAGCGAATATAAGAAAAACGAGCATATCAGCATCGAAAAGGACGGAATCAGAAGAATCGGCATCGTGATGAAAGGGGAAGTGACAATTCTCAAAGAAAACGAAGCGGGTGATAGAGTGATTATCGGGAAAGTTAGGCAAAACGGAGGGTTTGGCGAGATGCTTGCCTTTTCAGGTAACGATCAGTTGAGTATTTCTGTGATGGCATCAAAAGATAGTAAGATTCTTTTCTTGACGCCAGGGCAAGTGCTGGGTACCTGTGCAAAGTTGTGCAGTGGTCATAAGCGACTCATTCAGAATATGTTAAAAATCGTAACAAAAAAGGGTGTTCAGCTAAATCGGAAAATCGATTATTTATCCATTAAGGGGATCCGAAGAAAAATCAGCACCTATTTGCTTGAGCAGATGCATGAATCTGGGAAGGCTTATTTTACCATCTCATTGAATCGCAAGGAGATGGCGGAATTTTTGAACGTTTCTAGACCTTCTTTATCGCGGGAAATGATCAGGATGAAGGAGGAAGGGCTGATTGATTTTTACAAGGCTTCCTTTAAAATTTTGGACGAGAAGAGCTTGCGGGATTGTCTCCATACTTAG
- a CDS encoding PLP-dependent aminotransferase family protein, with product MIEYYGNTITWVPQLKPSKLALYKQVANCIENDILSGNLTAGFQLPSQRIIAHYLKINHSTITRAYKLCEEKGLIKGITGKGTFVSSTAGIPEDVLSEHRTDLIDMGQTLPLYEMNPIIESHLKKILPLIDYDLILRYAPPEGHAKHRYIAAEWLNKIGFHSNLDTLLITAGTQNALSVILAATFKKGDRLLVDQFTYTGLKGLAKLFGIILVPVSGDLTGINIEDLVRCCRRENPKGIYLIPDYHNPTSVTLSFQKRREISQIIKKYDLLLIEDGAFTFCVDEKFSAISTLVPENAFYIYGTSKSLTPGLRISFLLAPKPYFNKLKLTLNHLTWMASPYTAEILTLLIKTSAYESILKEKQNRLKDRNALFDTMMQAYSFSPSTYGLFRYISLPKSWNDIAIERRCLEKGLQVFASKRFAVSANSVHSGLRISICAPKTWTELKNGLLILLEVLDTYAVDSELLV from the coding sequence ATGATTGAGTATTATGGAAATACGATTACATGGGTTCCCCAACTTAAACCTTCAAAACTGGCGCTCTATAAGCAGGTCGCTAACTGCATTGAAAATGATATTCTCAGTGGTAACTTAACAGCCGGCTTCCAACTTCCGTCACAACGGATCATCGCGCACTATTTAAAGATCAATCACAGCACCATCACAAGAGCATACAAACTTTGTGAAGAAAAGGGATTAATTAAAGGTATTACAGGAAAGGGCACCTTTGTCAGCAGCACCGCCGGAATCCCAGAAGACGTCTTATCCGAACATCGGACTGATCTCATCGATATGGGCCAAACCCTACCTCTTTATGAGATGAACCCAATCATCGAGAGTCACTTGAAAAAGATTCTCCCTTTGATCGATTATGATTTGATTTTGCGCTACGCACCACCAGAAGGACATGCCAAGCACCGTTACATCGCGGCGGAATGGTTGAATAAAATAGGTTTTCATTCGAACCTAGATACTCTCTTAATTACAGCAGGAACACAAAATGCCCTTTCCGTCATTCTAGCGGCAACATTTAAAAAAGGAGACCGCCTCCTTGTGGATCAGTTCACCTATACGGGGCTGAAAGGTTTGGCCAAATTATTTGGCATTATTCTGGTACCCGTTAGTGGTGATTTGACTGGAATAAACATTGAAGACTTAGTACGCTGTTGCAGACGAGAAAACCCCAAGGGGATCTATTTGATTCCCGATTACCACAATCCCACAAGCGTCACTTTATCTTTCCAAAAACGAAGAGAAATCAGTCAAATTATTAAAAAGTATGACTTACTTCTGATCGAAGACGGCGCCTTCACCTTCTGTGTGGACGAAAAATTTTCCGCTATCAGCACCCTAGTACCGGAGAATGCTTTCTATATCTACGGGACCTCAAAATCCTTAACACCTGGCTTGCGAATTTCATTCTTGCTTGCGCCAAAACCCTATTTCAACAAGCTGAAACTTACCCTTAATCATCTAACCTGGATGGCTTCTCCCTATACTGCGGAGATTTTAACCCTGCTTATAAAAACATCCGCCTATGAATCCATTCTCAAGGAAAAACAAAACCGGCTTAAAGATAGAAATGCGCTTTTCGATACCATGATGCAAGCCTATTCCTTTTCGCCCTCAACTTATGGCCTATTTCGTTATATTAGCCTACCAAAAAGTTGGAACGACATCGCCATTGAAAGACGATGCCTTGAAAAAGGACTTCAAGTGTTTGCTTCTAAACGATTTGCTGTAAGTGCTAATTCTGTTCATTCTGGGCTTCGCATTTCGATTTGCGCCCCAAAAACATGGACGGAACTCAAAAACGGTTTACTCATTCTACTGGAAGTGCTAGACACATACGCGGTTGACTCTGAGTTGCTGGTATAA
- a CDS encoding aminotransferase class V-fold PLP-dependent enzyme encodes MMEKYVSPILESIRNQGMEEELKLAHGYAWEYMQGVDERPVFPRIQDLKNLQAFEEALKDEPEETKDIITQLHQFGSPATVASTGGRYFGFVTGGILPSALASKWISDTWDQNSGLYLMSPIASKLETVVQRWMVELLKLPKETVAGYVSGSSTATLIGLATGRNLIMDRAGYPVFKEGLFNAPTIKVVLGQGAHSTVYKALSILGLGNERVITVPVDEQGRMRADQLPEMDDHTLLILQAGHVCTGDFDDFERICQDAKEAGAYIHIDGAFGLWAAANDQFNHLTKGMELADSWSVDGHKTLNTPYDSGVILCRHEKMLIQSMQMAGSYIQLSEDRDGMLYTAEMSRRARAIELWATLKGLGKKGVADLVWELHRKAVYFAKKLECGGLEILNEVVFNQVLVRFKSDEMTNRLIKEIQDSGVCWLGGSTWQDSIVMRISVSSYKTTYEDIDRSVADILRLAKK; translated from the coding sequence ATGATGGAGAAGTATGTGAGTCCAATCTTGGAGAGTATTCGAAATCAAGGAATGGAAGAAGAGCTAAAGTTAGCGCATGGATATGCTTGGGAATATATGCAGGGGGTCGATGAAAGACCCGTGTTTCCAAGAATACAAGATCTTAAAAATCTGCAAGCTTTTGAAGAGGCATTGAAGGATGAACCGGAAGAGACAAAAGACATTATTACGCAATTGCATCAGTTTGGCAGTCCGGCCACGGTCGCGTCGACTGGTGGCCGATATTTTGGATTTGTCACGGGTGGAATCTTGCCTTCAGCCCTTGCATCCAAATGGATATCAGACACCTGGGACCAAAATTCTGGGCTCTATTTAATGTCACCCATTGCGTCGAAATTAGAAACCGTGGTTCAACGGTGGATGGTAGAACTATTGAAACTTCCCAAGGAAACCGTTGCTGGTTATGTAAGCGGTAGTTCGACGGCAACATTGATTGGCTTAGCGACGGGAAGAAACCTGATCATGGACCGGGCTGGATATCCAGTCTTCAAAGAGGGGCTCTTCAATGCGCCAACAATTAAAGTTGTATTGGGCCAAGGGGCTCATTCTACGGTGTATAAGGCGCTTTCAATTCTTGGCTTGGGCAATGAAAGGGTCATTACCGTTCCAGTTGATGAGCAGGGGCGTATGCGCGCCGATCAATTGCCAGAAATGGACGATCACACCTTGTTGATTTTGCAAGCGGGTCATGTCTGCACCGGAGACTTTGATGATTTTGAAAGAATTTGTCAAGATGCAAAAGAAGCCGGGGCGTATATTCATATCGATGGAGCCTTTGGACTGTGGGCAGCGGCGAACGATCAATTTAATCATCTAACCAAGGGAATGGAGCTAGCGGATTCGTGGTCAGTGGATGGACACAAAACACTCAACACCCCCTATGACAGCGGAGTGATTCTATGCAGGCATGAAAAAATGTTGATTCAATCCATGCAAATGGCTGGCTCCTATATCCAGTTAAGTGAAGATCGAGATGGTATGTTGTATACAGCCGAAATGTCTAGACGCGCCAGGGCGATTGAACTTTGGGCAACATTAAAGGGATTGGGTAAGAAGGGCGTAGCGGACTTGGTATGGGAACTGCATAGAAAAGCCGTTTACTTTGCTAAAAAATTAGAATGTGGTGGTCTTGAAATTTTAAATGAGGTCGTATTTAATCAAGTCCTAGTTCGATTCAAGTCTGATGAAATGACCAATCGGCTGATTAAAGAAATCCAAGACTCAGGTGTATGTTGGCTTGGTGGATCAACTTGGCAAGATAGTATCGTCATGCGGATCAGCGTTAGTTCCTATAAGACGACCTACGAAGATATTGATCGATCCGTAGCCGATATATTACGGCTTGCGAAAAAATAG
- a CDS encoding nitroreductase family protein: MNFLELAKRRYSVRSYTPQKVEEDKLKLILQAAHVAPTGGNRQPQHLIVIQSQEGLEKLGKAANTFDAPLAILVCSDKEKAWKRPYDDKTLEEIDASIVTDHMMLQATDLGLGSLWICKFEPNVLREEFKLPSNLQPINLLVIGYAKGEKKSPNRHDRDRKPLSEVVSYESI; the protein is encoded by the coding sequence ATGAATTTTTTGGAACTGGCTAAGAGGCGATATTCAGTGCGGTCCTATACACCGCAGAAGGTAGAAGAAGATAAATTGAAGTTGATTCTACAAGCAGCGCACGTTGCACCGACAGGTGGAAATCGTCAGCCGCAACACTTGATTGTGATACAGAGCCAAGAAGGATTAGAGAAACTTGGAAAGGCAGCAAATACGTTTGATGCACCCCTGGCGATTCTTGTATGCAGTGACAAAGAAAAGGCATGGAAGCGCCCCTATGATGACAAGACCCTAGAAGAAATTGATGCAAGTATTGTTACGGATCATATGATGTTGCAGGCAACCGATCTAGGTTTGGGTAGTCTTTGGATCTGTAAGTTTGAGCCCAATGTGCTGAGAGAGGAATTCAAACTACCAAGCAATTTGCAGCCCATTAATCTTTTGGTAATTGGATATGCAAAGGGTGAGAAGAAGAGTCCGAATCGGCATGACAGGGATCGTAAGCCATTATCAGAAGTCGTTTCATACGAATCAATTTAA